A genomic stretch from Pieris napi chromosome 18, ilPieNapi1.2, whole genome shotgun sequence includes:
- the LOC125058164 gene encoding probable lysine-specific demethylase 4B, producing MSGGDEFCSSGTGVNIQVFRPTWDEFKDFNKYIQYMESKGANKAGLAKVIPPPEWVPRRNGYDLEDLNITIPSPICQVVTGKQGLFQQINIQKKSMTVKQFSVLANSAKYCTPRHTSFEDLERKYWKNVTYVAPIYGADVNGSITDPDVNEWNINRLGTILDFVNSDYGIEIDGVNTAYLYFGMWKTTFAWHTEDMDLYSINYLHFGDPKTWYAVPPEHGKRFERIAAGFFPTSAKTCQAFLRHKMTLISPQILKQYSVPVNKITQEAGEIMITFPYGYHAGFNHGFNCAESTNFAAPRWVEYGKRATQCTCSNDMVKISMDTFVKRFQPDRYELWLKGQDVGCHPEQPEKMVPAPHPSGQDILCNKNNTELPQTFIEAEEEGLKKKKRHPLHLKRAMASKSISEGAIAVSILGHDVMDDDEMAMAEGDLDMMTSMKKPMMPIEHGDPQLDALEDIWLKGDEMDPSEAQLPDVGYMDSDKDSDYEVRKSKKPTKVRKPRKDSVKREKKEVDDIDKPKTTPKKRQVKSKKLSNKELEDMSDVISNWDLPHHNMGTETVVSQSDPLSNITETNTEAKCNTTPQTDITNEPKKKKPGRKPKNPSQDTPKKDIIKKEQTKRTPRPKKEKLEGDKKLRKPRKQKAPKCNPDFEYHSPLQPVISRQNKIYNEQSPKHHKKPPGCPKVYPGLADPNSRVPSVLPPINKNPSAFESEFHKFMTKNQNELTPIYHKKSPPKTKRTETKPIKEAIPQRTDFPLPIGQYNDNIFLDSPIDYRMYQTQGMPPPQMTNPSQDRKAWRGDYYSNSYNFNNPYDSMNHPFYRSPYQTPWYNYQK from the coding sequence ATGTCTGGTGGAGATGAGTTCTGTTCGTCAGGGACAGGTGTTAACATCCAAGTGTTTCGTCCCACTTGGGATGAATTCAAAGattttaacaaatacatacaGTATATGGAATCGAAAGGAGCAAATAAAGCTGGTCTTGCTAAAGTTATTCCTCCACCAGAGTGGGTTCCCAGGCGAAATGGTTATGACTTAGAAGACCTGAACATCACGATTCCGTCACCAATTTGTCAGGTTGTTACTGGAAAGCAAGGTTTATTTcaacaaattaatattcaaaagaAATCAATGACAGTCAAACAGTTCTCTGTACTTGCGAACTCTGCGAAATACTGTACACCACGACACACTAGTTTTGAGGACTTAGAACGAAAGTATTGGAAGAATGTCACCTATGTAGCACCAATTTATGGCGCAGATGTGAATGGAAGCATTACAGACCCTGATGTTAATGAATGGAACATCAACCGCTTAGGTACTATCTTGGACTTTGTTAACTCTGATTATGGTATCGAAATAGATGGTGTGAATACGGCATATCTCTATTTTGGTATGTGGAAGACAACATTTGCTTGGCATACAGAAGATATGGAtttgtattcaattaattatttgcactTTGGTGATCCTAAAACTTGGTATGCAGTGCCTCCTGAGCATGGAAAAAGGTTTGAACGAATAGCTGCTGGTTTCTTTCCGACTTCAGCCAAAACATGCcaagcgtttttaaggcataAGATGACTTTAATCTCACCCCAAATCTTAAAGCAATATTCTGTACCAGTTAACAAAATAACTCAAGAGGCAGGTGAAATTATGATAACATTTCCCTATGGATATCATGCTGGGTTTAACCATGGTTTTAACTGTGCTGAGTCAACAAACTTTGCAGCACCAAGGTGGGTTGAATATGGAAAGCGAGCCACTCAGTGCACATGCAGCAATGACATGGTAAAAATTTCTATGGATACATTTGTGAAACGATTCCAACCTGACCGCTATGAGTTATGGCTTAAAGGGCAAGATGTAGGCTGCCACCCGGAACAACCAGAAAAAATGGTTCCTGCTCCACATCCATCGGGTCAAGATattctttgtaataaaaataatacagaaCTCCCACAAACATTTATTGAAGCTGAAGAAGAAGGGTtgaaaaagaagaaaagaCATCCACTACACTTAAAACGTGCCATGGCAAGTAAAAGCATTTCTGAAGGGGCAATTGCAGTGTCAATATTGGGTCATGATGTCATGGATGATGATGAAATGGCTATGGCGGAAGGAGATCTAGACATGATGACATCGATGAAAAAACCTATGATGCCCATAGAGCATGGAGACCCACAGTTAGATGCTCTAGAAGATATATGGTTGAAGGGAGACGAGATGGACCCTTCAGAAGCACAGTTGCCAGATGTTGGTTACATGGATTCCGATAAAGACTCAGACTATGAAGTACGTAAGTCAAAAAAGCCAACTAAAGTCAGAAAACCTAGAAAGGACAGTGTTAAAAGAGAGAAAAAAGAGGTAGATGACATAGACAAGCCAAAAACTACACCAAAAAAAAGGCAGGTTAAATCgaaaaaattgtcaaacaaaGAGCTTGAAGACATGTCAGATGTAATTTCAAATTGGGACTTACCACATCACAACATGGGAACTGAAACAGTAGTCAGTCAATCAGATCCATTAAGTAACATAACTGAGACGAATACCGAGGCTAAATGTAACACAACACCACAGACAGACATAACTAATGAacctaaaaagaaaaaaccagGTAGAAAACCTAAAAACCCTAGTCAAGACACACCgaaaaaagatattattaaaaaagaacaGACTAAACGCACACCTAGGCCAAAGAAAGAAAAGCTTGAAGGGGACAAAAAGTTACGCAAACCCAGAAAACAAAAGGCTCCAAAATGCAATCCAGACTTTGAGTATCATTCACCTCTGCAGCCTGTTATTTCCAGAcagaataaaatttataacgaACAGTCTCCAAAACATCATAAAAAGCCGCCTGGTTGTCCTAAAGTATATCCAGGACTTGCCGACCCAAATTCACGAGTACCTTCAGTATTGCCACCTATAAATAAGAATCCTAGTGCTTTTGAAAGTGAATTTCACAAATTCATGACAAAAAATCAGAACGAATTAACGCCTATATACCATAAGAAATCCCCACCGAAAACTAAGAGAACTGAAACTAAACCAATAAAGGAAGCTATACCCCAGAGAACAGACTTTCCACTACCTATTGGGCAGTATAACGATAATATTTTCCTAGACTCACCCATAGATTATAGAATGTATCAAACACAAGGTATGCCTCCACCGCAGATGACAAACCCCTCACAAGATAGGAAAGCATGGAGAGGAGATTATTATTCAAactcttataattttaataacccTTATGATTCCATGAATCACCCGTTCTACAGAAGTCCGTACCAAACGCCATGgtataattatcaaaaatag